The Gemmata palustris genome includes a region encoding these proteins:
- a CDS encoding sugar phosphate isomerase/epimerase family protein has translation MKPLKIGIVVESTQLPLRQAIESAARMGAGGIQVDATGDLSPDALGATGRREFRNLLRSFELELAALNVPVRRGLDVAADLQPRLERVRKTMQFAFDLGARRVVVACPKLPDDATTPRAQLMRESLLALGGYGDRVGCLVALEVGYDPAEKVKEYLAGFDVGSLKVTYDPANFLLHGHDPLANLMPLEGMVAHVHARDARSAGVSRGLQEVPLGAGDLDWMALTATLQVLEFDGFLTVEREQGENKLADVINGVKFLKRFALPV, from the coding sequence ATGAAGCCTCTCAAAATCGGGATCGTTGTCGAGTCCACGCAGTTACCGCTGCGCCAGGCGATCGAGTCCGCGGCGCGAATGGGCGCGGGGGGAATTCAGGTAGACGCCACCGGTGACCTCTCGCCCGATGCGCTGGGCGCAACCGGTCGGCGCGAGTTCCGCAACCTGCTCCGGTCGTTCGAGCTCGAACTCGCCGCGCTGAACGTGCCGGTGCGCCGCGGGTTGGACGTCGCCGCCGATCTTCAGCCGCGCCTGGAGCGGGTCCGCAAAACGATGCAGTTCGCGTTCGACCTCGGGGCGCGCCGGGTCGTTGTCGCGTGCCCCAAGCTGCCCGACGATGCGACCACGCCGCGTGCGCAACTCATGCGCGAATCGCTCCTCGCGCTCGGCGGGTACGGTGACCGCGTCGGGTGTCTCGTTGCGCTGGAGGTCGGCTATGACCCGGCCGAGAAGGTGAAAGAGTACCTCGCGGGGTTCGATGTGGGCAGCCTGAAGGTGACATACGATCCGGCGAACTTCCTGTTGCACGGTCACGACCCCCTCGCGAACCTGATGCCCCTCGAAGGTATGGTGGCGCACGTTCACGCCCGCGACGCGCGCTCGGCGGGCGTGAGCCGCGGGTTACAGGAAGTCCCGCTCGGCGCCGGCGATCTCGACTGGATGGCCCTTACTGCGACGCTCCAAGTGCTGGAGTTCGATGGGTTCCTCACGGTCGAGCGCGAGCAGGGCGAGAACAAACTCGCCGACGTAATCAACGGCGTGAAGTTCCTCAAGCGCTTCGCGCTGCCGGTGTGA
- a CDS encoding HYExAFE family protein has protein sequence MKSDNHYEVAFDAYLRQRGAAVVPVVESRRSYLDADEVKSPDFIVISPCAAKLVVDVKGRKFPGVGKGGKSRNSWQNWCEREDVESLLRWADKFGDGFRGVLAFVYDLALHIELPHRTPDVFVFRGRVYLLRGVSAIDYRAHMRTRSPRWGTVHLATDDFRTLVKPISHFLAPPPDVIELTTEAVLG, from the coding sequence ATGAAGTCCGACAACCACTACGAGGTGGCGTTCGATGCGTACCTGCGCCAGCGCGGGGCCGCAGTCGTTCCCGTGGTGGAATCGCGCCGCAGCTACCTCGATGCCGACGAAGTGAAGTCGCCGGACTTCATTGTGATTAGCCCGTGCGCCGCGAAGCTCGTGGTGGACGTGAAGGGCCGCAAGTTTCCCGGCGTGGGGAAGGGCGGGAAGTCGCGCAACAGTTGGCAGAACTGGTGCGAGCGCGAAGACGTGGAGAGCCTGCTCCGCTGGGCGGACAAGTTCGGCGACGGGTTCCGGGGCGTGCTCGCGTTCGTGTACGATCTGGCCCTGCACATCGAATTGCCCCACCGCACCCCAGATGTGTTTGTGTTTCGTGGCCGCGTGTACCTGTTGCGTGGCGTGTCCGCGATCGACTACCGCGCCCACATGCGCACCCGCAGTCCGCGTTGGGGCACCGTACACCTAGCGACGGATGATTTTCGCACACTCGTGAAGCCGATCTCACACTTCCTCGCCCCACCGCCCGACGTGATAGAATTGACTACGGAAGCCGTTCTGGGCTGA
- the hisS gene encoding histidine--tRNA ligase codes for MITPRTLSGFRDYLPSVMLAREEVLRRAREVYRSYGFTPIDTPACESLDVLLGKGGDESDKLVYRVLSARGDKAEMGLRFDLTVPFARFSAQYINELGTPFKRYAMGPVWRGERPGQGRYREFWQCDFDTIGTTSNAADIETALVINDLFTAIGFDKFEIRVNNRLLLNGLLELNGLAGKAEPLLRSLDKLPKIGREKVAEEMVKEAEVTALQANAVLDLAETTGANADVLNKAEAFFSASPNEKAAEGIRRLRELLTVAKAAGVPEERIKIDLSIARGLDYYTGTIYETFLTDLPGIGSVCSGGRYDNLASKYTKQVLPGVGASLGVDRLIAAMEELKHPLLTGQTTPAQVLIVNFDAARLGDYQRIARALRAACVNVEVYPDTTKKIGTQFAYAEKRGFKLAVVAGPAEFEQGVWKVKDLAKREETAVPEAELVERIKQQV; via the coding sequence CTGATTACCCCGCGAACTCTGTCCGGGTTCCGCGACTACTTGCCGTCGGTCATGCTCGCGCGCGAAGAGGTGCTGCGCCGCGCCCGCGAGGTGTACCGCTCCTACGGCTTCACCCCCATCGACACGCCCGCGTGCGAATCGCTCGACGTGCTGCTGGGCAAGGGCGGTGACGAGTCCGACAAGCTCGTGTACCGCGTCCTGAGCGCACGCGGCGACAAAGCGGAGATGGGCTTACGGTTCGACCTCACGGTGCCGTTCGCCCGGTTCAGTGCGCAGTACATCAACGAACTCGGCACGCCCTTCAAGCGCTACGCGATGGGGCCGGTGTGGCGCGGCGAGCGCCCGGGGCAGGGACGGTACCGTGAGTTCTGGCAGTGCGACTTCGACACCATCGGCACCACCTCCAACGCTGCCGACATCGAAACGGCGCTCGTCATCAATGACCTGTTCACTGCGATCGGCTTCGACAAGTTCGAGATCCGCGTCAACAATCGGCTACTTCTCAATGGGCTGCTCGAACTGAACGGCCTCGCGGGTAAAGCGGAGCCGCTGCTCCGTTCGCTTGACAAACTGCCGAAAATCGGTCGCGAAAAAGTGGCCGAAGAGATGGTGAAAGAAGCCGAGGTGACGGCTCTGCAGGCCAACGCAGTTCTTGATTTGGCAGAAACGACTGGTGCGAACGCGGACGTACTGAACAAGGCGGAAGCGTTCTTCAGTGCGTCGCCGAACGAGAAAGCCGCCGAGGGTATTCGTCGGTTGCGCGAGCTACTTACGGTCGCGAAGGCGGCCGGTGTTCCCGAAGAGCGCATCAAGATCGATCTGAGTATCGCGCGCGGGCTGGATTACTACACCGGCACCATTTACGAAACGTTCCTCACCGACTTACCGGGCATCGGGAGCGTGTGCAGCGGCGGTCGCTACGACAACCTCGCGAGCAAGTACACGAAGCAGGTGCTTCCCGGGGTGGGGGCGTCGCTCGGCGTGGACCGACTCATCGCCGCGATGGAAGAACTAAAACATCCGCTCCTCACGGGGCAAACCACTCCGGCGCAAGTGCTGATCGTGAACTTCGACGCGGCCCGCCTGGGTGACTACCAGCGCATCGCCCGGGCGCTCCGGGCCGCGTGCGTGAACGTCGAGGTGTACCCCGACACAACGAAGAAGATCGGGACGCAGTTCGCCTACGCCGAGAAGCGCGGCTTCAAACTCGCGGTGGTCGCCGGCCCCGCCGAGTTCGAGCAGGGCGTGTGGAAGGTTAAGGATCTGGCGAAGCGCGAAGAGACCGCGGTCCCGGAAGCGGAACTGGTCGAACGCATCAAGCAGCAGGTCTAG
- a CDS encoding NUDIX hydrolase, whose translation MSVETVHIGRRIRVEVNTLTTADGKTIRRDAIRHPGAVVILPILDAEHVVLLRNFRFVIGETLWEVPAGTVEPNEELEACARRELIEETGYQAAKWRSLGFMYASPGVMDEKLHLFVAEELTAGAARPEPDEQLEPVTVRLDEAIRMCLDGTIRDAKTITSLLLWERRLGERPA comes from the coding sequence ATGTCCGTTGAAACCGTTCACATCGGCCGGCGCATTCGCGTCGAGGTGAATACGCTCACCACGGCCGACGGCAAAACGATCCGCCGTGATGCGATCCGGCACCCCGGCGCGGTCGTAATCCTGCCGATTCTGGATGCGGAGCACGTGGTGCTGCTGCGCAACTTCCGCTTCGTGATCGGCGAGACGCTCTGGGAAGTGCCCGCGGGCACCGTGGAGCCGAACGAGGAACTCGAAGCGTGCGCGCGGCGGGAGCTGATCGAAGAGACGGGATATCAGGCGGCGAAGTGGCGGAGCCTCGGCTTCATGTACGCCTCGCCCGGGGTGATGGACGAGAAACTGCACCTCTTCGTAGCCGAGGAACTGACCGCGGGTGCGGCACGCCCCGAACCGGACGAGCAACTCGAACCGGTCACCGTGCGCCTCGATGAAGCGATTCGCATGTGCTTGGACGGCACCATCCGCGACGCGAAGACCATCACCTCGCTCTTGCTGTGGGAGCGGCGGCTGGGCGAACGGCCGGCGTGA
- a CDS encoding site-2 protease family protein gives MRDPMSWSIPLFRLFGIQVRVHIFFFIVTLGLFYRQMVLTQYDNVSWVDKFLLAVVVLFGIILLHEFGHCFGARYVGGDAREILIWPLGGLAFTEIPHRWKPLFITVAAGPGVNVLICLVCAGGILAAGFVPTLDPTIDPHRIEASKLHDSRTYTSSYRVKLYKAGTAEEPTLDEFRDKVKEYEARHGKDSLPKPANADAYTAAVASMGYERAVLPGWVVWAYRIFWLSWLLFLFNMLPAYPLDGGQLLQSIVWARTDHRRGVVVAAYTGFAVAIVFLIASIGWNESLLMGLALFMLYSASMKLMQLEMDEGPFGYDFSAGYTSLEKDDEPAPQPKRPGPLARWWQARKARKVAREVEAKQRDEERMDLLLEKIARSGQGSLTDEERQFLKRVSARKRNTS, from the coding sequence ATGCGCGATCCGATGAGTTGGTCGATCCCGCTGTTCCGACTGTTCGGCATCCAGGTCCGCGTCCACATCTTTTTCTTCATCGTCACGCTCGGTCTGTTCTACCGGCAGATGGTCCTGACGCAGTACGACAACGTCTCGTGGGTGGACAAGTTCCTGCTCGCCGTTGTGGTCCTGTTCGGGATCATTTTGTTACACGAATTCGGTCACTGCTTCGGGGCGCGGTACGTCGGGGGCGACGCGCGGGAGATCCTGATCTGGCCACTGGGCGGGTTGGCGTTCACGGAAATCCCGCACCGGTGGAAACCGCTGTTCATTACGGTCGCGGCCGGTCCCGGGGTGAACGTACTTATTTGTCTCGTATGTGCGGGCGGGATACTCGCCGCTGGGTTCGTCCCGACCCTCGATCCGACGATCGACCCGCACCGCATCGAAGCGAGCAAGCTCCACGACAGCCGCACCTACACGAGTTCGTACAGGGTGAAGCTCTACAAGGCCGGCACCGCCGAGGAGCCGACCCTCGACGAATTCCGGGATAAGGTGAAGGAGTACGAGGCGCGACACGGCAAAGACTCGCTCCCGAAGCCCGCGAACGCGGATGCGTACACCGCCGCGGTTGCGAGCATGGGCTACGAACGGGCCGTGCTCCCGGGGTGGGTGGTGTGGGCGTACCGCATTTTCTGGCTCAGTTGGCTGTTATTCCTGTTTAACATGCTCCCGGCTTACCCGCTCGATGGCGGGCAGTTGCTCCAATCAATCGTTTGGGCGCGAACCGACCACCGGCGCGGCGTTGTCGTTGCTGCGTACACCGGGTTCGCGGTCGCTATTGTGTTCCTGATCGCGTCCATCGGGTGGAACGAGTCGTTGCTCATGGGGCTCGCGCTCTTCATGCTGTATTCCGCTTCGATGAAGCTGATGCAGTTGGAGATGGACGAGGGGCCGTTCGGGTACGATTTCTCGGCGGGCTACACGAGCCTGGAGAAAGACGACGAGCCGGCCCCGCAACCGAAGCGCCCGGGGCCGCTCGCGCGGTGGTGGCAGGCGCGCAAGGCTCGCAAGGTCGCGCGCGAAGTGGAAGCGAAACAGCGCGACGAGGAGCGCATGGACCTGCTCCTCGAAAAGATCGCCCGCAGCGGCCAGGGGTCGCTCACCGACGAGGAGCGCCAGTTCCTCAAGCGCGTCAGCGCCCGCAAGCGGAACACGTCATAA